In Deltaproteobacteria bacterium, one genomic interval encodes:
- a CDS encoding TlyA family RNA methyltransferase, with protein MSDSPRPAAGARRRLDAELVSRGIAETGAKAQGLILAGRVRINGVVCTKCGTQVKEGADVALLPAPRPFASRGGGKLSGALDDFGIDPTGRVALDVGASTGGFTDCLLRRGASRVYAVDVGERLLDDRLLRDPRVVSIEKVNFRHATGDLLPEKVTLSVVDVSFISLRHILPVLPRFLAPGAEVLPMVKPQFEVGKGRVGKGGVVRDDALRREAVDGIAAFARETGYDLLGEAESRVPGPKGNREVFLHLRWKGPLDFGGGGG; from the coding sequence CCGGCCGCCGGCGCGCGCCGTCGGCTCGACGCCGAGCTCGTCTCGCGGGGGATCGCGGAGACCGGCGCGAAGGCCCAGGGCTTGATCCTTGCCGGGAGGGTCCGCATCAATGGGGTCGTCTGCACCAAATGCGGGACGCAGGTGAAGGAGGGCGCGGACGTCGCGCTCCTGCCTGCCCCCCGCCCGTTCGCCTCGCGGGGCGGCGGGAAGCTCTCCGGCGCGCTCGACGATTTCGGGATCGACCCGACGGGGCGCGTGGCGCTCGACGTGGGCGCATCCACGGGCGGCTTCACCGACTGCCTGCTCCGGCGCGGCGCCTCCCGCGTCTACGCGGTCGACGTCGGGGAGCGGCTGCTCGACGACCGGCTGTTGCGCGACCCGCGCGTCGTCTCCATCGAAAAGGTGAACTTCCGCCACGCCACCGGGGATCTGTTGCCGGAAAAGGTGACGCTCTCGGTCGTCGACGTCTCCTTCATCTCCCTGCGGCACATCCTCCCGGTGCTCCCGCGCTTCCTCGCCCCCGGGGCCGAGGTCCTCCCCATGGTGAAGCCGCAGTTCGAGGTGGGGAAGGGCCGCGTCGGCAAGGGGGGCGTCGTCCGCGACGACGCGCTTCGCCGGGAGGCGGTGGACGGGATCGCGGCGTTCGCCCGCGAAACCGGGTACGATCTCCTCGGCGAGGCGGAGAGCCGTGTCCCCGGCCCGAAGGGGAACCGCGAGGTGTTTCTCCACCTCCGGTGGAAAGGTCCGCTTGACTTCGGGGGGGGCGGCGGGTAA
- a CDS encoding LysM peptidoglycan-binding domain-containing protein, whose amino-acid sequence MTRATVNMGTFAVVGMLILLPIGAFAQQAPAETAKSSEGIVHTVVAGDTLWDLSAKYLGSPWKWTEIWERNRFLTNPHYIYPGIQVVIVPPGAREIALGQESASASGPAGTPAALAPSAEAVKPAVPPLASSRVTYLDIKPADFVRAGEFLKEAPKGIGNIQGGKEPKVGFVEGDTVYLSLRKEIPAGQLLGVYRVRGPIDSPGKRSVSGYVKYLIGVIQAVPNVDGQPTARVRHSFEDLTRDDLISEEIPAYTPVRIDPGADGIPSSVITGRLENKELAQGDFIYLDQGASAGVAVGNVFRLFVPTGEAAGAASSSASGTVQFEVARAVVVRVSPDFSTAYIASGSESFAAGVSVRRGIPSK is encoded by the coding sequence ATGACGCGTGCGACGGTGAACATGGGGACGTTCGCGGTGGTGGGCATGTTGATCCTCCTCCCGATCGGTGCGTTCGCGCAGCAGGCGCCGGCGGAAACGGCGAAATCGTCCGAGGGGATCGTCCACACGGTGGTCGCGGGGGACACCCTCTGGGATCTTTCCGCGAAATACCTCGGGTCCCCATGGAAATGGACGGAAATTTGGGAGCGGAACCGCTTCCTCACCAATCCGCACTACATCTACCCCGGTATCCAGGTCGTGATCGTCCCGCCGGGGGCGAGGGAGATCGCGCTCGGGCAGGAGTCGGCGTCCGCCTCCGGGCCCGCCGGAACGCCTGCAGCACTCGCCCCGTCCGCAGAGGCGGTCAAGCCCGCGGTTCCGCCTCTTGCCTCTTCCCGCGTGACGTACCTCGACATCAAGCCGGCGGATTTCGTCCGTGCCGGGGAGTTTTTGAAGGAGGCGCCGAAGGGGATCGGGAACATCCAGGGAGGGAAGGAACCGAAGGTCGGATTCGTCGAAGGCGACACGGTCTACCTCTCGCTCCGGAAGGAGATCCCGGCGGGCCAACTGCTGGGCGTCTACCGGGTCCGGGGACCGATCGATAGTCCGGGGAAGCGTTCGGTTTCCGGATATGTGAAGTACCTGATCGGGGTGATCCAGGCGGTGCCGAACGTGGACGGGCAGCCGACCGCGAGGGTGCGGCATTCGTTCGAGGACCTCACGCGCGACGACCTGATCTCGGAGGAGATCCCGGCGTACACGCCGGTGCGGATCGACCCGGGAGCGGACGGCATCCCGTCTTCGGTGATCACCGGGCGCCTCGAGAACAAGGAGCTGGCGCAGGGCGATTTCATCTATCTTGACCAGGGCGCGTCCGCGGGCGTGGCGGTGGGGAACGTCTTCCGCCTGTTCGTCCCGACCGGGGAGGCGGCAGGGGCGGCGTCGTCTTCCGCTTCGGGCACGGTCCAGTTCGAGGTGGCGAGGGCGGTCGTGGTCCGTGTGTCGCCGGACTTCTCCACGGCGTACATCGCCAGCGGCTCGGAGTCGTTCGCCGCGGGCGTGTCGGTCCGGCGGGGGATCCCCTCGAAATAG